The Lachnospiraceae bacterium oral taxon 500 genome window below encodes:
- a CDS encoding prenyltransferase, with protein MYLRKGKGMKKYIKLLRIKHYIKNILVFVPLVFANNLFDIPKVIQAGIGFFLFSLISSVVYIFNDIKDIEKDRQHPTKRFRPLASGEIKIKTARAIAFLLLAAVLGINVLIVHHKVLPLVVLMVYLALNIAYSSYLKNYPIIDVLILAFGYILRIYFGAVLVDITVSAWLYLSMMSLSFFLGFGKRRNELLKRGMTHRLVLRYYPKEFLDKVMYMFLGTTMVFYSLWCESVVKIYGDVVLLSVPIVIITVLKYTLIIESDSDGDPVEVILSDKTIMSLGIIYAALMLYVLYGR; from the coding sequence ATGTATTTGAGAAAGGGAAAAGGAATGAAGAAATACATTAAGCTACTTAGGATAAAGCATTATATTAAAAATATATTGGTATTTGTTCCGCTGGTATTTGCGAATAATCTGTTTGATATTCCCAAAGTTATTCAGGCAGGGATTGGTTTTTTTCTTTTTAGTCTGATTTCGTCAGTAGTATATATTTTTAATGATATTAAAGATATTGAGAAAGACAGACAACATCCAACCAAACGATTTCGGCCGCTGGCCAGTGGAGAAATTAAGATAAAAACAGCTAGAGCGATAGCGTTCCTTTTGCTGGCGGCGGTTTTGGGTATTAATGTTCTTATTGTTCACCATAAGGTGCTGCCATTGGTTGTTTTAATGGTATATTTGGCATTAAATATTGCTTACAGCAGTTATCTTAAAAATTATCCCATCATAGACGTTCTTATTTTAGCCTTTGGCTATATTTTGCGGATTTATTTTGGGGCGGTGTTAGTGGATATTACAGTTTCGGCTTGGCTATATTTAAGTATGATGTCATTATCGTTCTTTTTAGGTTTTGGCAAGCGTAGGAACGAACTGCTAAAAAGGGGGATGACGCATCGGCTGGTTTTGAGATATTACCCAAAGGAATTTTTGGACAAAGTAATGTATATGTTCTTGGGAACGACCATGGTTTTTTATTCCTTGTGGTGCGAAAGTGTAGTTAAGATTTATGGTGATGTTGTTTTACTTTCGGTACCGATTGTGATTATAACGGTTTTGAAGTATACGCTGATTATTGAAAGCGATTCCGACGGTGATCCGGTAGAGGTTATTTTATCGGATAAAACTATAATGAGTCTGGGAATTATTTATGCGGCTTTAATGCTGTATGTGCTATATGGAAGGTAA
- a CDS encoding phosphoserine phosphatase, whose protein sequence is MEIYVYDFDGTIYRGDSSVDFFLFTFQRHPFSIIRILPSLMVAFLQYFLKKIKKEQLKEIFFSFLKYIPNTMEHVEKFWQQHLRKIKKWYLEKKDHSKDVIISASPEFLLEIPSREMKIYKLIASKVDSHSGHFLSPNCYGKEKVVRLKAECPEAEIKEFYSDTYSDRYLAEKAESAYLIKEDKKINFWGKE, encoded by the coding sequence ATGGAAATATATGTGTATGATTTTGACGGAACAATTTATCGGGGTGACAGCAGCGTGGATTTTTTTCTGTTTACTTTTCAGCGGCATCCGTTTAGCATTATAAGGATTTTGCCGAGCTTAATGGTGGCGTTCCTTCAGTATTTTTTGAAAAAAATAAAGAAAGAGCAATTGAAAGAAATATTTTTCTCTTTTTTGAAGTATATTCCAAATACGATGGAGCATGTTGAAAAATTTTGGCAGCAGCATTTAAGAAAAATAAAGAAATGGTATTTAGAGAAAAAAGATCATTCAAAAGATGTGATTATATCGGCATCGCCGGAGTTTTTATTGGAAATTCCAAGCCGAGAAATGAAGATTTATAAGCTGATTGCCAGTAAAGTTGATTCTCATAGCGGCCATTTTTTATCGCCGAATTGCTATGGGAAAGAAAAAGTGGTAAGATTAAAAGCGGAATGCCCGGAAGCGGAGATAAAAGAATTTTATTCGGATACTTATTCGGATCGATACTTAGCCGAAAAAGCGGAAAGTGCGTATTTAATAAAAGAGGATAAAAAAATAAATTTTTGGGGAAAGGAATAG